A segment of the Streptomyces pactum genome:
AGCGGCGCGGTCGGTTCGTCGGCGCCCGGCGCGTCGGGGCGGCCGGCTGCCTCAGGGGTGCCGGACGGCGGTTCGGCGGGCTGGCGCGGTCCGGACATGCGGGCTCCCTGGGACTGGTGGCATGGAGATCAACGCCCGGGCGACGCACCGGTCACGACTGATCACGGACAGTTGAATCCCGTGCAAACCGCCTGTACAGCGCAGCAACCATTGCGTTACGGGCGCCCCCTCGGGCATGCTCCGGTGAGCCCCGCGGCGGACCCTGCGCGGGATCTGGGCGAAGGAGGCTTGCCGCCGTACCCTTGGGGGTATGGGGTTGGGAAGACCATTCCCGGACACAGCTCCGTCGCACACTGTTGTCCCCCATAGAGGATCAAACGCCGAGACAGCCATGGCCGGTCACGAATTCTTCGAACCCGCGGACCGCAAGCGGCCCGTCGCCGAACCTACGGCGGCCGAGCCCCTGGCGGCCGAAGAGCCACGCCAGTCGTGCGACCCAGCCTTCAAGCACGGTGTCGTCGTCGGCTTCGACGGCTCGACGTCCAGTGAGCGTGCCCTCGCGTACGCCATCGGCATGGCACGCCGGCTCGGCTCGGGCCTGGTCATCGTGCACGTCGCCAACCGGCTGCCCACCACGGTGTGGGCCGGCTGCGAGCCGCCCGTCTTCGTCGACGTACCGGACCACCGCACCGAGGTGCTGGGCCTGGAGCTGGCGTGCGCGGACTATCTGGCCGAGGTGCCCTGGATCCTGGTCGAGCGCGGCGGCGACATCTGCCACGAACTCGAGGAGGTGGGCCGGGAGTACGAGGCGGACGCCATCGTCGTCGGCTCCAGCCACGGCCTGGTGGGCCGCCTCTTCGGCTCCGTCGCCGGGCGGCTCGCCAAGCGGGCGAAGCGGCCCGTGGTGGTCATCCCCTGACACCCACCGCTCGCGGGAGCCGCGCCGGCTCGCCGCATCCGCCGGGGCGCCCCGTGTCCGAGCGGTCCGGCCTCCCCGGTCCCGCGCGTCACGCCGGGCGAACCCGCCGGCCGCCCGCGCCCACGCGGCGGGGCCGCACACCGGTACGGCCCCGCGCCCCCGAAGGGCCTACTCCACCGTCACCGACTTGGCGAGGTTCCGCGGCTTGTCGATGTCCCGGCCCAGGGCCAGGGCCGTGTGGTAGGCGAGGAGCTGGAGCGGGATGCCCATGAGGATGGGGTCCAGCTCGTCCTCGTTCTTGGGGACCACGATGGTGTGGTCGGCCTTCTCCTGCTCCTGGTGGGCGACGGCGAGGATCTGGCCGCTGCGGGCCTTGATCTCCTCCATGGCCGCGCGGTTCTTCTCCAGCAGGTCGTCGTCCGGCACGATCGCGACCGTCGGCAGGGCGGGCTCGATCAGCGCGAGCGGGCCGTGCTTGAGCTCGGAGGCCGGGTAGGCCTCCGCGTGGATGTAGGAGACCTCCTTGAGCTTCAGGGAGGCCTCGCGGGCGACCGGGTAGCCCCGCACGCGGCCGATGAAGAGCATCGAGCGGGCGTCGGCGTACTGCGCGGCCAGTTGCTTGACGTCCTCCTCCTGCTCCAGCATCTCGGAGATCTGCCGCGGCAGCTTGCGCAGGCCCTCGATGATCCGCTTGCCGTCCCGCACGGACAGGTCGCGGGTGCGGCCCAGGTGCAGGGCGAGCAGCGCGAAGGCGACGCAGGTGTTGGTGAAGCACTTGGTGGACACGACGCAGACCTCGGGCCCGGCGTGCACGTACATGCCGCCGTCGGCCTCGCGGGCGATCGCCGAGCCGACCACGTTGACGATGCCGAGGACGCGGGCGCCCTTGCGCTTCAGCTCCTGCACGGCGGCCAGTACGTCGTAGGTCTCACCGGACTGGGAGACGGCGATGTACAGGGTGTCGGGGTCCACGACCGCGTTGCGGTAGCGGAACTCGGAGGCGGGCTCGGCATCGGCGGGGATGCGGGCCAGCTCCTCGATCATCTGGGCGCCGATCTGGCCCGCGTGGTACGAGGTGCCGCAGCCGAGGATCTTCACGCGGCGCACGGCGCGCGCGTCGCGGGCGTCCAGGTTGAGGCCGCCGAGGTGCACGGTGGAGAAGCGGTCGTCGATCCGGCCGCGCAGCACGCGGTCCACGGCCTCGGCCTGCTCGTGGATCTCCTTGTGCATGTACGTGTCGTGGCCGCCCATGTCGTAGGAGGCGGCCTCCCACTCCACGGTGGTGGGCTCGGCGGTGGTGCGGGTGCCCTCGGTGGTGTAGGTGCGGAAGTCGTCGGCCTTGAGGGTGGCCATCTCGCCGTCGTCGAGGGTGACTATCTGGCGGGTGTGGGTGACCAGCGCGGCGATGTCCGAGGCGACGAACATCTCCTTCTCGCCGATGCCGAGGACGACCGGCGAGCCGTTGCGGGCGACGACGATGCGCTCGGGGAAGTCGGCGTGCATCACGGCGATGCCGTACGTGCCCTCGATCACCCGGAGGGTCTCGCGGACCTTGTCCTCGAGCTTGTCGGCCTCGGAGCGGGCGATGAGGTGGACCAGGACCTCGGTGTCGGTCTCGGAGAGGAACTCGACGCCGTCCGCCTCCAGTTTGCGGCGCAGGTCGGCGGCGTTGTCGATGATGCCGTTGTGCACGACGGCGACCTTGTCGTCGGCCGACATGTGCGGGTGGGCGTTCAGGTCGGACGGAGCGCCGTGGGTGGCCCAGCGGGTGTGGGCGATGCCGGTGGTGCCCTTGAAACGTGCCGGGACCTTGGCCTCCAGGTCACGGACCCGGCCCTTGGCCTTGACCATCTTCAGGCCGGCCGCCTTCGGGGACGTGACGACGATGCCCGCCGAGTCGTAGCCGCGGTACTCCAGGCGCTGCAGTCCCTCGAGCAGCAGGGGCGCCACGTCACGCTTGCCGATGTATCCGACGATTCCGCACATGTATACGTAAACCTCGTGTCCCTCTTCGGCTTCTCAGCCGTAGACGATGCGGCGCAGTTGGCGGAGCGACAGCTCCGGCGGTGCCACCGCCCGGTATTTCAGGTCCGCCTCGATCCGTTCGAAGATCGTCGCGTTCACCAGGCCCTGGGCCTGGAGCTCGCGGTGGCGGCGACGGACGTACTCCTCGGTCGTCTCGTCGAAGTAGGCGAGCACGTCCTGGATCACACGCAGCGCCTCGCCCCGGCTCAGGGGGGTGGACCGCGTCAGATGATCAACGAGTTCGTCGTGCACCCGGTAGATCCTGGGGTACGAGTGAGGGTTTCGCAAGAAACCTGCCCGATTTCGGGCAGGCTCTCGTCGGCGAGATGTCCACGGACCCCCCTACATCCGCTTCAGCACCGCCTGCTTCGCCAGGGCGAACTCCTCGTCCGTCAGCACTCCGGAGCGGTGCAGCTCGCCCAGCTCCCGCAGCCGCCGCAGCAGCGCGTCGTGGTCGTCCTCGGCGGCGGCGGGGGCCGGGGCGGGCGCGTCCTCGGCCGGCCGGGCGTCCTTCGGGGCGGCGGGTGCGGCGGGTGCGGCCGGGTGCGGGAGGCGGGCCTGCACGGCCGCGGCCACCAGGGCCATCAGCGGGTCCCTCTTGAAGCCCCACAGCTCCACGGCGTTGGGGTCGTACTTGGGCGGCGCCTTGGTCGGCGCACCCCGCACGGTGAAGCGGAGGTGGCCGTTCTCCAGGCCGACCGTCGGCTGCCACTCGACCGCGACTATGTCGGCCAGAGGCAGGGTGCGGGTGCCGGCGGCCGACTTGGCGTCCTCCGCCTGCCACTTCCACTCCAGGCGTACGCGCTCGCCGTCGAAGCTCGCGACACCGTCACCGGCGGAGACCGACAGCGGGACGGAGGGACCGGGCAGCAGGTAGGCGTCCACCGGGCCGGAGGGCACCTGGTCGAGGAGCAGGGCGTTGCGCACCTCGTCCACGACGTACTCGGCGACGCCGTACCGGTCGGACTCCACGGTGAGCTGGTAGGGGTCGTGCGGCTCGGTCAGCCGGCCGCCGGTCGCGTGCAGCAGCGGATCGGCGCCGTCCCGCAGGCGCAGCCGCAGCCGGCCCGACTTCTTGCCCTGCTCGAACGATATGCCCGCCAACGCCGCCAGCGGGACGAGTAGTTCACCCAGTTCCCTGCGGAGCAGGCTGACGTTCTTGTCCCGTCCGGGAGTCAGCCGCAGGGTGTCGCCGTCGAAGACCCACGTTCCGTCCTTCTGGATGATTTCCGCCATGCGGGGATTGTTTCACCGCTTCTGCGTACGGCGGTTGTGAGGGAGAGTGGTCTACACCCATCTGTGCACCATCGTGAAGGGAGCGCCCGTGAGACCTCTTCGACGGCACCACAGAACGACTCCCCGACTGACCCGGATCCTGGGCTCGCTGCTGCTGGTCGCGGCGGTCGGCGCCACGACCACCGCGGCGGCACCGGACCGGCGGACGGCGGCGACCCCGCTGGACCGGGTGATCCCGGCCCCCGCGTCGGTCGAACCCGGCGGCTCCCCCTACCGGGTCACCCGCGGCACCCACATCCGCGTCGACGACTCGCGCGAGGCCCGCCGCGTCGGCGACTACCTCGCGGACCTCCTGCGGCCCTCCACCGGCTACCGGCTCCCCGTCACCTCCCACGGCCACGGCGGCATACGACTGCGCCTGGCCAAGGGCCCGTACGGCAACGAGGGTTACCGCCTGGACAGCGGCCGCGGCGGCGTCACCATCACCGCCCGCAAGGCCGCCGGCCTCTTCCACGGCGTCCAGACCCTCCGTCAGCTCCTGCCCGCCGCCGTCGAGAAGGACTCCGTGCAGAGCGGCCCCTGGCTGGTCGCGGGCGGCACCATCGAGGACACCCCGCGCTACGCGTGGCGCGGCGCGATGCTGGACGTCTCCCGGCACTTCTTCACCGTCGACGAGGTCAAGCGCTACATCGACCGGGTCGCCCTCTACAAGTACAACAAGCTCCACCTGCACCTCAGCGACGACCAGGGCTGGCGCATCGCCATCGACTCCTGGCCGCGCCTCGCGACGTACGGCGGTTCCACGGAGGTCGGCGGCGGACCCGGCGGCCACTACACCAAGGCGGACTACCAGGAGATCGTCCGCTACGCCGCCTCCCGCCACCTCGAGGTCGTCCCCGAGATCGACATGCCGGGCCACACCAACGCGGCCCTCGCCTCCTACGCCGAGCTGAACTGCGACGGCGTGGCACCCCCGCTGTACACCGGCACCCAGGTCGGCTTCAGTTCGCTGTGCGTGGACAAGGAGGTCACGTACGACTTCGTCGACGACGTCGTGCGCGAACTCGCCGCGCTCACCCCGGGCCGCTACCTCCACATCGGCGGCGACGAGGCGCACTCCACCCCGCACGAGGACTTCGTGAAGTTCATGGACCGCGTGCAGCCGGTCGTCGCGGAGTACGGCAAGACGGTCGTCGGCTGGCACCAACTGGCCGGCGCGAACCCGGCCAAGGGCGCGCTCGTCCAGTACTGGGGCCTGGACCGCACCAGCGACGCGGAGAAGGCCCAGGTCGCCGAGGCCGCGCGGAACGGGACCGGGCTGGTCCTGTCCCCGGCCGACCGGACGTACCTGGACATGAAGTACAACAAGGACACCCCGCTGGGTCTGTCCTGGGCGGGATACGTGGAGGTGCGGCGGTCCTACGACTGGGACCCGGCCGCCTACCTGCCGGGCGCACCGGCCGCCGCGGTCCGGGGCGTCGAGGCGCCGCTGTGGACGGAGACCCTGGAGAACCCGGACCAGCTCGATTTCATGGCGTTCCCGAGGCTGCCGGGCGTCGCCGAGCTGGGCTGGTCCCCGGCGAAGACGCACGACTGGGACACCTACAAGGTGCGGCTCGCCGAGCAGGCGCCGCGCTGGGAGGCGCTGGGGATCGACTACTACCGCTCGCCGCAGGTGCCCTGGAACACGGACTGACCCGCGGTGTCCGACGGGCACCCCGGAGGACCGTCCCCGGGGTGCCCGCCCGTCTGTGCGGGGCCTTCGCTACCGGCCCGCGATCGGGTTCCTCAGGTGCCCGATGAGCTGGAGCGCGCCGGACGGGTCCGCGAGGTCCACCATCTGCTCGTTGTCGCGCAGTTGGAGCCGGTTGAGGCAGGACAGTGCGAACTCGGGCGCGAACATGTCGAACCGGGCGAACTTCTCGGCCAGCTCCGGCACCGACTCCTGGTACTCCCGGGTGACCTCCGCGACCGTCCCCCAGAAGACGTCCTCCTCCACGATCCCCTCGTCGGCGAGGTTCGCGGCGAGGAAGCGGAAGAAGCAGTCGAAGACGTCCGTGAAGATCGACAGGAGCTTCTTGTCGTCCGGGACCTCGACCGCGATCCGCGAGACCTCCGGCGGCAGCACCGCGGCCGGGTCCATCACCGCGATCTCCTCGGCGATGTCCTTGAAGATCGCGCGCTGCACCACCCCGTCCCTCAGGACCAGGATCACGTTCTCGCCGTGCGGCATGTAGA
Coding sequences within it:
- a CDS encoding universal stress protein translates to MAGHEFFEPADRKRPVAEPTAAEPLAAEEPRQSCDPAFKHGVVVGFDGSTSSERALAYAIGMARRLGSGLVIVHVANRLPTTVWAGCEPPVFVDVPDHRTEVLGLELACADYLAEVPWILVERGGDICHELEEVGREYEADAIVVGSSHGLVGRLFGSVAGRLAKRAKRPVVVIP
- the glmS gene encoding glutamine--fructose-6-phosphate transaminase (isomerizing) translates to MCGIVGYIGKRDVAPLLLEGLQRLEYRGYDSAGIVVTSPKAAGLKMVKAKGRVRDLEAKVPARFKGTTGIAHTRWATHGAPSDLNAHPHMSADDKVAVVHNGIIDNAADLRRKLEADGVEFLSETDTEVLVHLIARSEADKLEDKVRETLRVIEGTYGIAVMHADFPERIVVARNGSPVVLGIGEKEMFVASDIAALVTHTRQIVTLDDGEMATLKADDFRTYTTEGTRTTAEPTTVEWEAASYDMGGHDTYMHKEIHEQAEAVDRVLRGRIDDRFSTVHLGGLNLDARDARAVRRVKILGCGTSYHAGQIGAQMIEELARIPADAEPASEFRYRNAVVDPDTLYIAVSQSGETYDVLAAVQELKRKGARVLGIVNVVGSAIAREADGGMYVHAGPEVCVVSTKCFTNTCVAFALLALHLGRTRDLSVRDGKRIIEGLRKLPRQISEMLEQEEDVKQLAAQYADARSMLFIGRVRGYPVAREASLKLKEVSYIHAEAYPASELKHGPLALIEPALPTVAIVPDDDLLEKNRAAMEEIKARSGQILAVAHQEQEKADHTIVVPKNEDELDPILMGIPLQLLAYHTALALGRDIDKPRNLAKSVTVE
- a CDS encoding DUF4429 domain-containing protein, translating into MAEIIQKDGTWVFDGDTLRLTPGRDKNVSLLRRELGELLVPLAALAGISFEQGKKSGRLRLRLRDGADPLLHATGGRLTEPHDPYQLTVESDRYGVAEYVVDEVRNALLLDQVPSGPVDAYLLPGPSVPLSVSAGDGVASFDGERVRLEWKWQAEDAKSAAGTRTLPLADIVAVEWQPTVGLENGHLRFTVRGAPTKAPPKYDPNAVELWGFKRDPLMALVAAAVQARLPHPAAPAAPAAPKDARPAEDAPAPAPAAAEDDHDALLRRLRELGELHRSGVLTDEEFALAKQAVLKRM
- a CDS encoding beta-N-acetylhexosaminidase, whose product is MRPLRRHHRTTPRLTRILGSLLLVAAVGATTTAAAPDRRTAATPLDRVIPAPASVEPGGSPYRVTRGTHIRVDDSREARRVGDYLADLLRPSTGYRLPVTSHGHGGIRLRLAKGPYGNEGYRLDSGRGGVTITARKAAGLFHGVQTLRQLLPAAVEKDSVQSGPWLVAGGTIEDTPRYAWRGAMLDVSRHFFTVDEVKRYIDRVALYKYNKLHLHLSDDQGWRIAIDSWPRLATYGGSTEVGGGPGGHYTKADYQEIVRYAASRHLEVVPEIDMPGHTNAALASYAELNCDGVAPPLYTGTQVGFSSLCVDKEVTYDFVDDVVRELAALTPGRYLHIGGDEAHSTPHEDFVKFMDRVQPVVAEYGKTVVGWHQLAGANPAKGALVQYWGLDRTSDAEKAQVAEAARNGTGLVLSPADRTYLDMKYNKDTPLGLSWAGYVEVRRSYDWDPAAYLPGAPAAAVRGVEAPLWTETLENPDQLDFMAFPRLPGVAELGWSPAKTHDWDTYKVRLAEQAPRWEALGIDYYRSPQVPWNTD